The following nucleotide sequence is from Trifolium pratense cultivar HEN17-A07 linkage group LG2, ARS_RC_1.1, whole genome shotgun sequence.
CGACATAAGAAGTATTGATGTCTTAAGTCGGATTTGGAACTGACTTAAAAAATACTTCTTAGGTCTGTTAGAATCCACCTCTTAAGTCGTATTTGACCTGACTTAAAAAGTACTTCTTAGGTCTGTTAGAATCCACTTCTTAAGTCAGATAAGTACCTGACTTAAAAAGTACATCTTAGGTCTGTTAGAATCCACCTCTTAAGTCGTATTTGACCTGACTTAAAAAGTACTTCTTAGGTCTGTTAGAATCCACTTCTTAAGACGGTTCCGAGCCTGACCTAATAATTACAGTCATAAGATGTATGGACTTCTTAAGTCCGATTTTGTACCCGACTTAAGAAGTTCTTTATTAAGTCGGATATAATCAACCGAcctaaaaagttgattttttttttttttttttttttacgttggattttttttttctacgcATGCTTTTTTTCTtgtggatatttttttttaagcagttttttttttgtaatgacaCTTTTATTTGGGTGGCACATATAGCATACACTGCttgcaaaatatataataataataataaaaccatagaagaaaatattgtcatataaaattaaaacatcatTGTAATCAAAATAGGTACATTGCGCTTTGCACTAAAATGCAAACTCAACAGATATAACACTAGTCTTataaaaaaagcataaacaagAGTAACTACTTGGGTGAAACAACAACGTACTTATCAAAATACAATCAAAAGTAGGAACCTTAATGACTATAGCCAACATCCAACACAGAATTGCACCCTAATTCATATCATTGTCTGCACTTACTTCAATATGTTCCAATATCATGTTTCCACAGCGTTCTTGAACATTTTTAACTTCATCTTTTTGAAATGGCTTTGAATCCCGAAATATCtgaataaataaaagttgacataacattaaattattatatcaacataaaaaatatagtcCTAATTAATTGATACAACTTGTTAAAATAACTCTATTACTTACCTGTGTCCATGAACAAACAATAGTAGCAGATATAATGTTCAACATGTGAATCATGATGTAATAGCCACACTCATAACTAGCTTGTTGCTTTTGActctaaaatataatatgatcaAATGTGAATGTCGACTAGTCAGTAATTATTATTCAAAAACtgttatatattttcatttaaatagaAAGTTAACAACTTACGGTGGGAAAGAACCATTCTACTTTCTTTTGCTTTCTCGCACGTTGTAACTTATTATAAGCTCCCAAAGCTCTACAAAAAATTTTAGAGtcagcaaaatatattattaatagatATCCAAATGCACAAGTAATGCTCATGGACTAAAAGGTACAAAACCAGAACTGCAAACACAGTACATGGCAAAAATAACAAATCCTAAACTAACAGACACAAAGCCTACATCCATGGACTAAAAACATCTACAAACAATGACAATCCCTAAaccaaaataaatcaaattgcCTAGGCAACAAGAGGAAATACAATAAACTAACAGAAGAAAAACAAATGCAGGCTTCCTCACTCATAGATTTGTAGCATTAAGAAATATTCGTTAGATTTGTATAATAAAACATATCACATAGTTTATGTACGGTATATAATTTGAATACTTACGTTTCAACTATGTCACAGATTTTTTTATCCGGCTTCTTTCCCAATGAACATAGAAAGACTACTTCAAGCTTCGTAGGATTAATAATGAGCAATTGCCAATGATGACTACAAGGGCAACATACAATTTAATgtgttaaattaatttatatcaaTTATAAGTGATTGActttatcaagaaaaaaaaattcttacttGTTTAAATAAGGAGCAATGTAACATTCTTTTTTATCATCACACATCTTCTTTTGTATGTAGGACTGAACACTACCACGCTCATTTTGACTATGAGTGAATTGCGGATCAATAAATCCATAAACGTTATTGTTGCCCAATTCCATACAACGACGATGAAGATATCTACAACATATTAAAAGTTATTTAcattataaatgaaattaagttaatcataaattaataaatttaaaaataaaatatacttaCATAAGCCACACTTGTAAAATACTGATCCCTAATTCTTTTGTACCCATACACAAGTCTACAATATCTTCCCTTGGGAGCTCAATAAAGGCATTTGTCCCACCGAATTCAACATTAAACTTCAAATTTTGATCTATATACATTGCCTTTACCCCTAATTTTTGACAGATAGGTTCCGACTTTTTCGGTGGAGCATCATATTTCTTAGATCGAACATgctaaatatgataaaatattagACAACATATTTAAAAGATCTCAATTGTgtaaaaagataataataattgtaatgAATACCTTGTTAGAAATAAGTTGCAAAAGTCTTTTGGGCCATTGAATGAAAGTATTGGGGGCGTCACCAACAGTTGTAACCTCATCAGTCGGCACAGGTAATTTAGCATTTGCATATATCACTTTGGTAACAGCCACTCTCACCATATCATTATTTAACACTTGATTATGTATATTGGGCCCCAACCTATACACATTAGCATATGCCACTACATGATTGCTTCCTTCAATATACAATTCACACTCTTCAGGAATATCCTCCGGATCATCATCTGACATATGCGGCAACTCTAAACAACTAGCCTTTGTGCTCTCATATTGTAGAGTGGTATTTGGAGAACAAACTGGGttatttgtgtatttttcaGAGAAAGCTGGCAACGAAGATATATCCCGCATCACTTGCGCTGTAATATCCTTAGTAAGCTCAGCCTTTATGGCCTCTATTTGTTCTTTATTCATAACAGGAGGGGTACCGGAATATTTACAAGAATGAGATCTAAAGTATTCTCGAATCCCCACACCCCCACCAACACCCCGAACCCGACCAGGGTGCTCACCTCGCCCTGTGGCTTCTGTCAAAATATCGTGTCGTCCTTGTGGGACAAAGGTCCCTTCTGACACCAGAGCATCCTACAAATATCATCAGTTCAAAAtcaataattagtaaaaaactGATCAATATACTCGCAAAATAGATCAACATATGTTTGCAACAGACCAATAAAACAATGTTTTTACATTATTTAAACTAAAGGAAAACCAGCAAAAACCCACATGAGACATTTAGCCCCAGAAAATTGCATATACCATGATACATTTACTATTATCAAAGGCAGAATAATTACCTCAACAAAGTTGTAGAAGCTTTAACTCATTCATAGGGATACTTATACATGGCATGTTGCACTTATACATCGGAtgaaacaaacattttttttttggttacaaagagGGAAAACAAACATTGTTTTAATGGGCACACTTAAAATTTCATCAAGACCTGCATCAGATTGTATTACCTCTAATAATGCAACATGTTGTACATCATGATGCAAATGGAAGGTGGGGACTAGTTGCTCAAATTGGCCTTCCTTCCATTACTTAAAAGAGAAGATTAGACACGATGTTGAAATTGCAAACCACTTTTGGCCATTTTGCTCTGCAACATACTATTCAATTCATTCTATATTGACCAATTATACTCTTTATTTTGCTAAAAGCATTGATATGGCCAATTATATATTGCTAAAATCACATGCATAAACTCAATAAACATATGCATCAAAGACTTCATCAACTCAGCGCacaatcataattcataaacatAAAAAGACATGCATAAACTCATCAAATATTACCAACTCAACAAGAATAGATAGACATAAGAGATAAGAATAAATATAACCATGAGCTATGTTATTTCAACACAGTTTTTCCAAACACATATTTGACATAGTAGACAAATTGAGTCTATACACACATATCGAGGCAGAttaaaaaattgggaaaaagGCAGAAGCGCAAGAAACACAATTGTATAACTACTTACAATATTTTCTGCAATAAGACGCGTGGCTTCTGATGTATACTCTCCTGATGGTTTTAGTCGGGCTTGCTTCCACTTTTCATGACGTTGTGGTGGAGATGGAGGTGGAACCTCTGCCCCTCCAGctgcttcttttcttttttttaacttatcTGCCATCATGTCTTTCTCGAGCAAAGCATATCCGCCTTGAGACAATCTATGGGGATATTTATTATAAGACTGAGCCACCTGccccttctttcttttctcctATTATATAGCACAATAATTCATTACGTAGTACTAAATAATTTGTTGATTGATGAACTAAATAATAAAGCCAACTAACCAGAAAGGCAGGGTCCTCTCGCGACTTAACAAAATCGTTCCACGTTTCTTTACCAATATAAGAGTAATCATCAGCAGCAGATTTGCCAAACTTATTTCCTTTCTCGTCTATATATCTACTGGTTAAGCTGTTTTTAAAGGCCTTCCAACGCTCACCCGCATATATCATCGTTTTCTTATCAGCAGCAGCATTTTTAGGAATATCCCATACTTGCTATGTCACACAACAAATAGAAGATTTAGTACATATCAAAATACTGAAGTTATGTACAATTGTGATAAACACAATTAAAATTACCTTAAGTCCTGTCCAAATTTCATTTCTGTCTTCGCTACCAACCTTATCCCACTCATCAATCAGAATACTGATTTTCTCTCGAGCAAGGGAAGCCACATGATACTTGAAATCATGTGCATTTTTCCCTATAGGACGTCCATCTGAATTGAAATCAATCGATTTTCTCTCACCCCGTGCTGACAAAAGTTCCAACTTTTTCATCCGGGTGCAAcctcttacattttttttggttgattgaGTATTCAACCCACTTTGAGAAGGAGTTGATGCATCAGCCATGTGTctgtttagagagaaaaaaaatatataataatggtCAATAACAATTCAAGCTCAATAATATGAAATATAAGGGATTATATGATCAAAACTATTGTACATgagacaataaaaaaatttacttaaaaATTGCATATTTAGATCAAAATGTTTGATTGATTGTCAAAATGAGGCACCATGCCTTTAAATACAATGGTCAATGCTAATagaataaaatgacataaaataaactaatatttaaaataaactaatatcCTAATATTAATTTCCTGTTACAGTTTGAGTATTTTCCCATATCCCTTCTTCATGATCCTCACGAGTGGCATACACCTCGTCACCAATCGTATCTTCAACTAAAGTTGGCACCCGTTGTGAGAAAGAAGGAGTCTCATAAATATCTAGCGTTGCATGCTCACTGTCATTAGGTCTGTGGTTGCATTTACCTTTGAGAACCACTGACCACTTTTTGTTAGAACTAGAAGGGTCTCTAACATAAAACACTTGTTTTGCTTGAGATGCCATAATAAAAGGTTCATCCGTATAAGCTATATTTTCAAGGTTCACCAACGTAAAaccaaattcatcaattttaaCACCATTTTTTGTATCAACCCATTTACATTTAAACAGAGGAACCCTAAATGTAATGAAATCAATATCCCAAATCTCTTCTATGATCCCATAGTAAGGTATTGATGCCATAACaggatttttatcttttgaactagaGAAGTGCATGGACTCAGCTACAACCATAACCCCACTGTTTTGCACGGTACTGGTGTCATCCTGAGTCTTTGTATAGAATGTAAAATTATTGATATCATAGCCAGTCCAAGTTATGACATCAAATTTAGCCCCCCTTGCTAGACGTTTTAATGTTTCAGAACATGTATTGTCAGCTAAAATGGTTTCTTTAAACCACTTTAAGAAAGTCTTGTTATGCTCATTCAAAACCCATTTTTCGTTCATTCGAGGAAATGTTTCTTTGACAATCTTTTTGTGAGCAGAAATGTAAGGTTGAACTTCATCAGTATTATTCAATATATACAATTGTGCTCGAAGTACCTCCTCTCGACCCATGCGTTTAAGTTTTAAACCCCGAATACCTCCAAATCTTCCACCATGACGAGACATAGGAATTCCTATAGCATCCGCTTCAGACATGTAGTTAGAACAAAACTCAATAGCTTCTTCTGCGATGTATCTCTCAACAATAGATGCTTCAGGACGATGTTGATTCTTCACATACCCTTTTAAGATCTTCATGTATCGCTCAATTGGATACATCCACCTCAAATAAACAGGACCACACAATCTAATCTCCCTCACTAGATGAACAATTAGGTGAACCATGATATCGAAAAAAGAAGGAGGAAAATACATCTCCAGTTGGCACAAGATAACAGCAGCTTCATTTTCCAACTCATCTAATTTTTTAGGATCAATGACTTTGCTACAAATAGCATTGAAGAATAAGCAAAGCCTAGTTAAGACAACTCTAACCTTTTTAGGCAATATGCCACGAATAGCAACTGGTAGTAGTTGTTGCATCAATACGTGACAATCATGAGACTTTAGGCCAACCAATTTCAAATCTTTCGATGAGACAAGACTCTTGACATTTGAAGAGTAACCATGAGGCACTTTTATGCTACGTAGACACTCACAAAAGcttttcttctcatttcttGACAAAGTATGACAAGCCGGAGGCAAATATGTTCGCTTACCAGATGACTTTGGAGCTAATTGTTGTCGTATACCCATCTCAACCATATCTAAACGAGAATTTGCATTATCCTTTGTTTTGCCCGGAATGTTGAGTAGTGTTCCGATTACACTATCACACACATTTTTCTCCACATGCATTACATCGATACAGTGTCTAACATCTAGATTGCACCAGTAAGGTAGATTAAATAACACCGACCTTTTCTTCCATATATTTGTATCAGTCGTTTGTTGTTCGTGCTTTCCAAATAGAATATTGACATCCTGGACCCGTCCAAAAACTTCCTCTCCAGTTAAGGCTTGTGGAGCAATTCTATTTTCTTGGTCTCCATTAAACGCCTTTCTTAACCTGCGATATGGGTGATTAGGTTTGAGAAATTTTCGATGCCCAAGGTAAACTgtcttctttccattttttaattGTTGGAAGCATGTATTCTCTTCACATATAGGGCATGCCTTATGTCCTTTAACACTATAACCAGACAAATTTCCATATGCAGGAAAATCATTGATAGTGCAAAATAACATTGCACGCATCTTGAAATTCTCGTTGGAATACCCATCAAGCACATCAACACCTTCCTCCCAGAGCATTCTCAAGTCTTCAATCAAAGGACTTAGATAAACATCTATATCATTTCCTGGCTGCTTTGGGCCCGAAATCATCAtagataacataatatattttcgTTTCATACAAATTAAAGGAGACAAATTATAGATAATTAATAGAACAGGCCATGAACTATGAATACTGCTTAAGTTTCCATATGGGTTCATTCCATCTGTCGCAAGTCCAAGCCTAAGGTTTCTTGCCTCATTACCGAAATCCGGATACAAATCATCAATTTTCTTCCATTGCAAAGAATCAGCTGGATGACGAAGTTGTCCGTCACGTTCCCTCTCAATCGCATGCCATCTAATATTCTTGGCATCGTTTGCATTAGCAAATAATCTTTTAAACCTTGGAATTATTGGAAGATACCACAACACCTTTGCAGGAGGACGCTTTGTGTTTTCATCACTATTCAAATCATCATCCTTCAATTTGAAACGTGATTGCCCGCATGTGGGACAATCCTTCAATTCTTCATACTCATTTCGGTATAATATGCAATCATTAGGGCATGCATGTATTTTCTTGTACTCCATACCCATCGGACACAATATCTTCTTTGCCTCATAgttttgttagttttatttcATGTTACCTTAtgtttatctttcttttttttttttttttttcgattttgCATCTGTCAACAAACTATAAATAATTCAATTAAGTGTTTTCTGTCAATTATACTCTTAgtcaatttgttttttcttttaaaaaaactttattctttttaataaaactaattaatgttatatatttaaaaaaactaaagtttgttttttttttcttttcaaattcttttaaaataaaacttttatcTTTTGtctccgtgagcttaactcagttggtagagacatcgcactatatatgcgggagcccgggttcgaatccgacactccacttattcacatataaggtgaattttctagctaataggctacttgacaaaaaaaaaatcttttatctttttttcacaaaataattaatgttgtatatttaaaaaacaaaagtttgttattttttacatataataataattccaTGAAGAGTTAGAAGTCTATAAATAAGATGAGTAGTAATTGTTAAAAATTCGAAGGgcaaagtaaaagaaaaaaaatataagactcCATGAACGTTCAAAAGGAAGAAAGAGTTGAAGACTCGTTGGAACTGCTAATGGGAGGTGAAGAGGGAGAAATAGTTGAAGACTCGTTTGACAAGATACGCGAACAAGATGACAATGAAGAAGAAGTTTCATCAAGGGTATCCATTAATATTCAAAAGGAAGAAAGAGTAGAAGACTCATTGGAACTGCTGATGGAACAAATAGTTGAAGACTCATTTGACAAGATACAAGAACTAGATGACAATGAAGAAGAAGTTTCATCAAGGGTATCCATTAATATTCAAAAGGAAGAAAGAGTAAAAGACTCATTGAAACTGCTGATGGAACAAATAGTTGAAGACTCATTTGACAAGATACAAGAACAACATGACAATGAAGAAGTATCTTCCAAACATATTGAGATTCAACAAGAGATTAGAGAGTTGTTACATATCTGGCTTcctaaattttattgaaaattttgttactttttattttgaattaacGTTTGTGTCTAGAACTTCattaacttaattttttattcctttttccTCGTAGGCAACTCACTTTGATAGCAAATCTATGAAtcacaaaaaaattgttatactAATTATGCGAAAATCCATATTATAGTTAGATattaaaaatcctattcatgtgAATAATTTGGACAAGCATAACTTAGAGGGCAAAAATCATAACCCCGGACTAACAGATTACATGACATATGATTAGGGTGAAAGTGATATCACTATTATCTTTCGCAGTTAATTAAAAACCATATCCTCTCTACATACTAACTAGTAACTACTATATTTCACAAGTAATTAACCAAAAACCAGTAAATCTAAAACCAAAATCCAGAAAGTATAAACAATTATCAACAAATAGAAACCTTACACAAAAAACATCAAAGTGCCTATTCAAATATGACTAAATCTTGTGGTTGAGATTGAGCGAAATATGACAAAATTGCaagtaaaaatcagaaaaattaACATCAATATTAAACTTCTAACTGAGCCAAAAACAGAGGAGAAAATTGGTTTGGGATGAAAGACCAAGTTAGGGTTTTGGCACAATTTAGAAAAATCCCAATCTAAAGTTGAAAGAAAAGACTTACGAAATAAGAAGCTGAGGCTTGTTGGCATGGCTCCATGAGACATTGAGATGCGTGGAGACAAAAAGATGCATAAGGTACTTCCTTCACCGGCCGTTTTGGCCGGAGACAAAGAAAGCAAATTGAAGTTTCCTTTAGTAGTTGCGTTTGCCAGAGATATCGAGAGAACGAGCAGGGAGACTCCGCCGAAGAAAAGGAGTTCGAATGTGTGAGATATTGGTGTCGCGGATAAAGGGGGGTCGTGGAAGGAAGTTAATCGCTTATGGAGGAGCTCGCTGATAGACGTTGTTCACAGAGGGTGGATTTGAGAGTCTAGAACAGTGAGAAGAAtgagaggatttttttttttggtaaagaggatttgttttttatgttaagGAGGTGAGTTCGATTCTCATATGCCACattataattcaatttattattaaaaataaagataCTTCTTAGGTCAGTTAAAGGCCACCTGACTTAACAAAAGAAGTTTCTTAAGTCAGCTGACCGACTCCTGACTTAACAAGAAGGTTTtataaattaatgaattttatttgaatttaatattatttttttaatatctatTACGTCGGTTGATGAAAGAACCGACCTCAAAAAGTTTAACGTATTTACGGAGTTGCCACCGCACGTGTTCTTAAGTCAGGTGGCAACGCTAACCGACCTAAGAAGTTTTCTATAaagtgttttttccactagtgtaataacaaacttaaggggtcaaaatatcttttttttgtttcttcttaaaaaaaatatctttttatttcaaaatcaaaatttcagtttgtttttttttaacatttttttttaaattctttaaggggccggcccaaaagcccgtgggccggcccatgacgACCCATGAAAAAGCCTGGTCCGATAAGGCCCGGCCCGCTATTTATAAAAGCCCGGCCCATGAAAATATATAGGcctaatgggccggcccgatagCCCGACCCATTTTGACAGCCCTAAGTGTAAGTCAGTGACCTAATTAATTTTATGGAGGCttaaaaatataatgacattttttgttattgtaaaaaatatatactccctccgtcccaaaactttagtctttttggagttttgcacggagattaaaaaatgataagtaaagtcatttttatccttactttattaagaaagagaaaatatatttaattaatgcttTAACTTTTATAAGGGTACAAATGATAAAGTATCACTAAATGtgcattggtttcttaaaaggactaaagtttttggacaaaattaaaaaactaaaaagactaaagatttgGGACGGGGGGAGTAATATATAgtactatatataaatttttgtttccttGTGGGGGCTTGAACCCCCAACAAGTCCGTTTCTATGATTTTCGTGGCCTATGCAGAAACTtataatttgaattcttaaaaaACATTGAATTCAACTGCttaaatctattttattttaatgaaattattgtCATTTCATCGAccaccaaaaaataattaactctAAAAGATTCTTTGGGTGATTGTATTCCTCGTCATTATCATTTTCGTCACATTGACTTTTTCTAAAGCTACGATGCTTTGTTGGAAGTGTCGACTCTATACCTATATATCAAATGCAAGAGTTTTGACAATATTCATGCTAGATGGAAAATCTCCATTTCTATATTTCTCAAAGTACAACATTATACTCTCCATTTTTTTCtcattattattgtaatttCAACGCACGTTTAATTTAGATTGCAACTTCTTATGATATATCattgtaaatataaataattattcctAAGGATGTATTATcgtaaatataaatctaaaatatatttaaatttaaatcttcaaaattaggcatattatttttaaccatTATAAAATTTGGTATTTAGGTTCTGTTTAgaatagtttatttttgagattatacaaaacaacttatgcaaataaataagtttttattatgttaatttataagttccaACTAacataaattgtatttttataagctattttttcataaactaccttgacaaatttataataatacataacaaattcatttatttgtataagttgttttgcataaactcaaaaataagtatttcaaacgggcccttatttattttggcatatataatattaatatacccctaaaaaattgttttgaaaccctaatttgtaGGCGTCTAGGGCCGTCGCCCTCCCTTCAAAACTAAAAGAAATAGAAAGGGACTTCTATTGACAAAGCACAGAATGGAATGGAGATGAGATTGGCAGGAGTGTtgagaaaaagagagagagagacattGTTCAACTGTCACAAATAAAACTAATAAGGTTGATTAGATtggcagatttttttttgttactgaatttttttttctgccgTAAAAATAAAGTCatccattgaattattttttttacgcacatccattgaaattttgaaatattaatttttaatttttttttgaatagttGGTTTTCAAACTTGCAATTTTATGGTGAAGATGTAATTAGCTAgcaattaatattataaacgaTGTGCCAAACATCAACACAAACATGGGTCTATATTAATTTAGCTATATTATTATTCCCCCCaacaaataataatgataaaaacAATGCATTATAATTCATAGTTGTAAATATTGTACCATCTATTAGTTAGTTATTAGATAATTAACAAGAAGCATATTTATAAGAGCAAAGTCCATGGCCACCTAAGATCAATCTAAGTAATTAGTTCTCTCTTGTTTGTTTATTCTATAAGAAAGAATCAACTTGCCGAAGGAGTACAATCCTTCTCCACTATTTATATTAGTAACCATTGCCCATTTTGGTACAaaaccaaatatattaaatcaTCAATTGCATTGCATATATTTAGCAATGGCTTCATCACTCAAATTCAATGTGTTTGTAGCTTATTGTCTTTTGGTTTTAGTTGC
It contains:
- the LOC123906788 gene encoding uncharacterized protein LOC123906788; this encodes MHLFVSTHLNVSWSHANKPQLLISHMADASTPSQSGLNTQSTKKNVRGCTRMKKLELLSARGERKSIDFNSDGRPIGKNAHDFKYHVASLAREKISILIDEWDKVGSEDRNEIWTGLKQVWDIPKNAAADKKTMIYAGERWKAFKNSLTSRYIDEKGNKFGKSAADDYSYIGKETWNDFVKSREDPAFLEKRKKGQVAQSYNKYPHRLSQGGYALLEKDMMADKLKKRKEAAGGAEVPPPSPPQRHEKWKQARLKPSGEYTSEATRLIAENIDALVSEGTFVPQGRHDILTEATGRGEHPGRVRGVGGGVGIREYFRSHSCKYSGTPPVMNKEQIEAIKAELTKDITAQVMRDISSLPAFSEKYTNNPVCSPNTTLQYESTKASCLELPHMSDDDPEDIPEECELYIEGSNHVVAYANVYRLGPNIHNQVLNNDMVRVAVTKVIYANAKLPVPTDEVTTVGDAPNTFIQWPKRLLQLISNKHVRSKKYDAPPKKSEPICQKLGVKAMYIDQNLKFNVEFGGTNAFIELPREDIVDLCMGTKELGISILQVWLIYLHRRCMELGNNNVYGFIDPQFTHSQNERGSVQSYIQKKMCDDKKECYIAPYLNNHHWQLLIINPTKLEVVFLCSLGKKPDKKICDIVETALGAYNKLQRARKQKKVEWFFPTSQKQQASYECGYYIMIHMLNIISATIVCSWTQIFRDSKPFQKDEVKNVQERCGNMILEHIEVSADNDMN